The sequence ATTGCGATTTGTCCGTCGCTAACTTGCGGGGGGCAGATCTCACCGATGCGTTACTTGACTGATCAGCTCACTCAGCTGTGGGCGGTTGATACGAATCAGTCGGGTCAAAGGCTGAAGTTTTGGCCACTAGGCCCAGGTGTTTCATTGTGGAGCGATCGGGCGCGTATACGCCATTTTCCCATTCGCTGATAGTTTGACGACGAACCCCCATGGCTTCAGCAAATTGCGACTGAGTCAAGTTCATGTGCAAGCGTAGCGCTCGAATCGCGGCTTGATCCCACTTAATTGCCCCGTCTTCTCGCTGAATCTTGTACTCAGTTTGAAACTTTTTGAAGACGACCCGCTGCTGCTCAAAATCCACCGTATCCACGTGATAGCCCGCTTGAACCCACGCTTGAGACTGGCTGGCACCTTTGCTGCGATTCGCCCACCAAGCGCTCTTTTGACGTGCCGTGGGCGGTAACTTGCTCTCGATACAAGCCTCCAACTCATCCATCGTGAAAGTGCAGGTGTCGTCTGGCAATTGAGCGAGTCGCTGATAAAGGGGATAGTACTTGCTGCCAGGTTTCATCGCGATCGCTCACATATCACGTCTCACTGCACTCGGGCGGCCTGCCCCCCCTCACTCTCATCAAGAGTGAGGGGGGGCAGGCCCGGCCAGTGGCTTAATACTACTCACAGGCCCCACCACGGAGCCACACAATTCGCCTGAGCGACTTTTCGGAAACGCACGATCGCCATTCGTACCGGGCTGGGGAACTGAACACCCAGGCATCGCGTCAAAGCACCCATAGATTGAAGATGCCCCCGCAAGCTTCTGTTTACGTGGTCTCCTCTCCTGCTTAACTGTGCCCCACTGGTCGTGCTCCGGTGGGGATTTTTTTAGGCGTATAGCGTCATGACCTCAGCCAAATCCATCCGCGATCGCGTCCCCAGTTTGAAGTCTGACTGATGGCCGCGGGCCAGGTGATCCGCTGCGGCACAGCCAATCATCGCCGCGTTATCGGTGCAGTATTTCAACGGCGGAAAAAGCACCTGAAGACCCTGCTCGGCGGCAGCAGCCGAAAGATGCTGACGGAGACCGCTATTCGCCGCAACGCCGCCCCCCACAGCGATCGTGGTTAGACCATAATCTTGCGCACAGCGAATCGTGCGCTTCGTCAGGCCCTTGGCGACCGTCTCTTGAAAGCTGGCACACAAATCATTCACTGGCATCGGGTCGATACCGTCATCTTGGAGCGACTGTACCAACCGCAGCACCGCTGTTTTCAACCCGCTAAAGCTGGAGTCATAGGGATGGACACCTCCGCCCGGCAAGGAAATATTCCCCTCAGGCAGTTTAAAAGCCGTGGGATCGCCCTGGGCGGCTAATTTGTCGATGACCGGACCACCGGGATAGCCCAAGTCCAACAGGCGCGCCACTTTGTCAAAGGCTTCACCCGCCGCATCATCACGGGTTTTGCCCAGTAGTTCGTATTGCCCACAGTCTTGGACGTGAATCAGGCTGGTGTGCCCGCCAGAAACGAGCAAACACAGATACGGCGGCTGTAACGCTCGCTGACTGAGGTAAGACGCATAAATGTGCCCTTCTAAATGGTGAATGCCAAGGAAGGGTTTGCTGTGAAGCATAGCCAGAGTTTTACCCGCAGTCACGCCGACCATCAACGCGCCCACCAGGCCCGGCGCACAGGTCGCCGCCACGCCATCAATGTCCGCCCAAGTCACATCCGCATCCTGCAGTGCGGCCGCCACCACCGCACCCAAATTTTCGACATGGGCGCGGGAGGCGACCTCGGGCACCACCCCGCCATAACGCCGATGGATGTCGATTTGTGACGCGACGATATTGCTGAGCACAGTGCGATCGCGCACCACCGCTGCCGCCGTTTCATCACAACTGGTTTCTAAGGCTAAGACTGTCTTCATTTACAAAACGCAGCATAAAACTTTGAGAGATGTAAACCCCTTCCCAGCTTTGCTTTACCGGGTCTCGGGGGCGAGGTATTATGGCCTCCAATTGTTAGGCAAAACGCCTACAAATAACTTAACGTTTTGACTTCAAAACTTTGACCTTTGCGTAATAAAGGGAAACCACTGTATGCGACGGTTGTTTGCACTGGCTCTAGTAATTTCACTCTGGTTCGGCTTTGCAATGCCTGCATCTGCGAGCATCGCAGGTGACAACGTGTCTGGCCTGACCCCCTGTGGCGAAAATGCTGCCTTCCAGCAGCGTGCCGCTAACGCCACCACTGACCAAGCCAAAGCTCGATTCGAGTTTTATGGCAACTCTAGTTTGCTCTGCGGCGAAGATGGCCTGCCCCACTTGATTGTGGATGGCGACTTGGCTCATCTGGGCGAATTCATCATTCCGAGTCTGCTGTTCTTGTACATCGCTGGCTGGATTGGCTGGGTGGGTCGCGCTTATCTGATTGCAGTGCGCGATGAAAAAAGCCCCGAAGAAAAAGAGATCATTATCGACGTGCCTTTGGCCGTCAAGTGCTCGATTTCTGGCTTTGCTTGGCCTTTAGCTGCGGTTAAAGACATGCTCAGTGGCGCAATGTTCGCTAAGGATGATGAGATCACTGTGTCTCCTCGTTAGACATTTCGTTCATTCACACTTGTTGGAGAGCATTCATGAGTAAAAACTTGCTGACCTATCTATCAACGGCTCCCGTGCTCGCGGCAGTTTGGATGGTCATCACAGCGGGTATTTTGATCGAATTCAACCGCTTCTTTCCCGACTTACTGCTTCATCCTTAGGAAAAGGTTGTCTTGAGTTAGCGTGGGGCTTTTTGGTAATGCTCTGCGTTTATTCAAGTTCTAACTTTGCTTCCTTTAGGCTTGAAGCCATTTGTCGCTGGCAAGATTGCTGGTATTGAATTATTTGCTGTGTTGCGTTCATCTTCGAGAGTAGGAGAACTCAAATTATGTCCGATGCGATTCAGCCAATGGGGGATCCCCAAATTGGCAACTTAGAAACCCCCTTGAATTCCTCTGGTTTTACCAAGGCATTCATTGGGAATTTGCCCGCCTACCGCAAGGGGCTGTCGCCTCAGCGTCGCGGCTTAGAAGTGGGCATGGCTCATGGCTATTTGCTATACGGTCCGTTTGCGCTGCTTGGCCCCCTGCGGGATTCTGATATTCCCGGTTTGGCAGGCTTATTGGGCGCTGCTGGCCTGGTGGTGATTTTGACGGCTTGCCTCTCGATTTATTCGGGTGCAGGCGTTAATCCAGCGGTTTCGAAAACCACTGCACCGTTTACCCCGCCTGAAGCACTCAGCACCGATGAGGGCTGGAGTGAATTTGCGGGTGGCTTTTTGATTGGTGGCATTGGCGGCGCAACGTTTGCTTATCTGTTGGCGGCCAACATGTCTACCTTGTTAGCAGTTGTTTCCGGTGGACACAGTTAAGTCGTTTCCATACCCTCAAACCTCTGCTGAAAAGGGCGTCTCTGGACGTCCTTTTTTTTGCCCAATTGTCGTAGGGGTTAAAGATGTGAGAACGGTCATGTGGGCCAGCTTTTTTGACCCATGATGTAGGTGGCGGCGATCGCGCGATCGTCGCCCATGATCACCAGGGAAAACACTAAATCAGCCAGGTCTGCCAAGGTTTTTGCCGTGGGTTGAGGATTGCGCAAGGTCAGCAGGGGAGTGGCCTGGGGGTTAAGGACAATGAAATCTGCTTCTTTGCCCGGGTCAAAGCTGCCGATTTTGTCTGCTAACCCTAATGCTTGCGCCCCCCCTAAAGTGGCTAAAAATAGGGCTTTGAAGGGCGAGAGTTGCTGATTGCGCAGCTGCGCCACTTTATAGGCTTCGTTCGCAGTTTGTAAGAGCGAGAAACTGGTGCCCGCACCGACATCAGTACCCAAGCCCAGTTTGACGGGATGATCGGCCGATTTGGCCTGCTCAAGTTTGAATAAGCCACTGCCGAGAAACAGGTTGGATGTAGGACAAAAGGCGATCGCGGCCCGTGCCGCTGACAACCGCCGAAATTCTTCATCCGTTAGCTGGACACCGTGGGCAAAGACTGATTTCTCACCCACTAGTCCCGCTTGATCATAGGTGTCTAAATAGCAGTCACAGTCAGGAAACAGTTCGCGCACAAAACCCACTTCATTCACATTTTCCGACAGGTGGGTGTGCAGATAGACACCGGGATATTCCCGCAGCAATTGTCCCGCTTTTTGCAACTGTTCTGGAGTGGAGGTGATGGCAAAGCGGGGCGTGACGGCATACAGCAGGCGATCGGTTTGGTGCCATTTTTCGATCAGCGCTTTACTGTCGGCATAGGCGGATTCGGGCGTGTCGCAGAGATAGTCGGGCGCATTGCGATCCATCATGACTTTGCCCGCAATCATGCGCAGGTGGCGGGCTTGCGCGGCGGCAAAAAAGGCATCTGCCGACTGGGGAAACACGGCGGCAAATACCAGAGCCGTCGTGGTGCCGTTGCGCAACAGTTCATCCAAAAAGCGATCGGCCATCTCGCGGGCAAAGTCTGGATCTTGGAATTTACGCTCTGTCGGGAACGTATATTTATTCAGCCATTCCAACAGTTGCTCGCCGTAGGCTGCCATCATGCCAATTTGCGGAAAGTGGATGTGGGTGTCGATGAACCCAGGCATGATGAGGCGATCGCGATAAACCTCAACGGGGATGTCCCCATAAAGTGCGGCCAGGGTGTCATAGGGGCCAAAGTCGCAAATATGGCCAGTGGCATCCATCACCAACAGACCATCTGGCAAATAGCGGATACTCGCGGCCTCGTCGGTAAAGAAGGGATCAGCCACAAAATCTAAAAACGCTCCGCGCAGCCCGTGACATGGTCCGCCCGTTTTGCTGTTGGTGGCTTGGTAGGCAGTAGCACTGGATTGAGAGGACATGGCGCAAAGAGAGTGGGCAAACTGGCCAAGTGCTGACTGACAGCAACAGGCGCATCAGTACCATACCGTGTCTATCGTGGGGCGATCGCCAACCCGGATACGGCGATCGCGGATTCTGCCGCCAGTCCAGGCGTCTGCGACTGATGCCCCTTTTCCATTCTCAGCATCCCTGGTTACATAGAGACTGTACTGTCTGAGCGTTGGAAACTATGCCACTGATTAAAGTCCAGACCTCCTTGCCGACTCCCGAGCGGGACCAAATTGAAGCCATGCTCAAAGACTTGTCGAGCAGCCTCGCCGCTCATCTGGGCAAGCCCGAATCCTATGTGATGACGGCCTTTGAGGGCGATGTGCCGATGACCTTTGCCGGTACGACCGAACCGGTCTGTTATGTCGAGATTAAAAGTATCGGCACGATGGGTGCAAAAACAAAAAAGATGAGTGCAGACTTTTGCACCAAGATTGAAGATACGCTCGGCGTGCCCAAAAGTCGCACCTACATTGAGTTTGCCGATGCCGCCGGGACCATGTGGGGCTGGAACGGCAGCACCTTTGGTTGATATAGCAATCCGCAGTCAGGTGCAGAGAGCCCAAAGTTTAAAGCATGGGTATTGAATCCAAGTGTGGACAGCCGTCTCGGCTGTCCCGGCGCAGGCAAGATGACTGCGCGACAAAACTGAGATTTTATAAAATCCTGCTTCCTCGGCCCCTCGTTTTCTGCCAAAGACATGAACAAAGCTATCTGCGCAATGCCATATCCGATGGCAAGCGGCTATTCATCCTATTAGCGATCGTCGGCTTGCCAGAGGTCAAAAAGGCACATCTTTGCCTGGCGATGAGGACGGCTTTGAGCTGCCTTTCCCCTTGGTCTTGCGTTGTTTGTCTGCCGCTTGATCAGCCTCATCCGATAAATCGACAATTTGGCCGTTGAAAAATTCGGCAAAACTTTTCACTGCCCGATCCAAATCAGAAGCCGATTGCCAATGCTGAGCGACTGGGGGATCTGGTCGTGTGATGGCCGGAGGCGGCGGTGATGGTGGGGCAGACTCTGACGCCGCCGGGGCCGACTCTGGTGGGGCGGCGGGCGGCGGTGATGGTGACGAGCGATCGCTCTGGAGCGGCGGCGATGGAGGTGCCGGAGTCACCACCGGAGCACTCTCGGCGGGTGGAGCCCCCGCCACCTCGAGGGAAACTTTGACCGATTGATTGAGCAACTGCTGAAATGCCGCCTCAATATTAGGCAGTTTCGACTGGGCCATTTTGAGCAGCTTGTCTGACCGGATGCCGACCCGGGCCGCTTTGCCGTCGTAATTGATCAAATGGCCTTGCTGTTGCAACAGTGCCCGGGTGCCCATGGGCTTTACCTGAGCGATCACCTGGGCCCACAAAGCTACTAGATCAGGATGGTCGGCAGGCGCGGGAGCAGGAGTAGCTGGCGCGGCCGGACTGGCCGGAGAAGGCGAGGGGGGCGAACTCGCGACAGGAGCAGCGGGAACAGACTCGGCAGGTGGCGGGGCTACTGGCGGCGGCGGGGCGCTCGTTGGCGCGGCGGGTTGGGCCGTTGGAGTCGGGGACGGGGGGACGGGGGGGGACGGAGTCGCGACGGTTGATGCCGGAGGACGAGACGGTGGACGGGCAGGTGCCCCGACCCCGGTGGCAGGACTCACGTTAACCTGGGCCGACGGCAGCAGATTCATCAGCGTCACTTCTAGCCAGAGGCGTGGCTGCGTCGTATTGCGGAGTTGAGTCTCGGCTTCCCGCAGGGTCTTTTGGCCCGTGAGCAGTAGCGACAGCGGCAGCGACTGACTAAACTCTTTCATCGCTGCCCAAGTGGGGGGCGTCACCGGCACCAGGTCAGCCCGATCGCCCGCCGTTTTGGCAATAATCAGGTCGCGATAAAAGCCCGCTAGATTTTGCAGCACAATCATCGGTTCACGGCCCCGATCCATCAGGCGACGCACGGTGTCGAGGGTGGTGACGCCGTCATCGGTCGCAATCGCCTGCACCAGTTCCAGCAAATCTCGCTCGGGCACTGCCCCCACCAAATCCCACACCTTCTCCGCGCTGATGGGGGGCGCTAGCAAGCTCAACTGGTCCAGCAAGCTCTGGGCATCGCGCAAGCCGCCCTGGGCAATTTGCGCCACCAAGCGTACGGCCTCTTCGGTGATGTCAATGCTCTCCTGCTGAGCGATCGCCTGCAAGTGGCTCACCATCGCCTCTAGGGGAATGCGGCGAAAATCGAACCGCTGACACCGAGAAATAATTGTCGGCAGCACCCGCTGCGGATCCGTGGTCGCTAAGACAAAAATCACGTGCTCTGGCGGCTCTTCCAGCGTCTTGAGCAAAGCGTTAAACGCCGCCGTGCTGAGCATGTGACACTCGTCGATCACATAGACCTTAAAGCGGCACTGCACCGGAGCAAATTGCGCCCGCTCAATCAGTTCACGAATATTGTCGACGCCCGTATTGCTGGCGGCATCAATTTCCACAATGTCGAGAATGGAGCCATTGCTGATGCCCCGACACACATCGCACTGACCACAGGGATGCGGATCGGGTTGCCCCTGGGTAAGGCAATTGAGCGATTTCGCCAAGATGCGCGCACTGGAAGTTTTGCCCGTGCCCCGAGGTCCGCAGAACAAATACGCTGGGGCAATGCGCTGCTGCTCCAGCGCGTGGCTCAAGGTTTGGGCGATCGCATCTTGCCCTACCAACTCGGTAAAGGTTTGGGGGCGATATTTGTGGTGCAGTGGCTCATATCCCATAGTTCTAAGATACTGGGAGACCGCGAGGTTGGTGAATTTTGGGCCGCAAAAACTGAGGAACTATCGTCGCTCTCCCGAAATCCAGACTGCAACATCAACATCGCCTTAACGGCCCTGGTGAATTGCTCATGTGCCACCGCCTAACGGAATTGCACTCATGGGCTGCTGTCTTGATCCTCGTTAGAGGCATGAAACTTTCCATCAAGCTGGCGGCTCTTACGGGCCTCTCTTGCGCCAAAGTGCCAGCATCGATACCAGGGAGAAAGACTGCGCAGCTGAGCTCTAAGTCGCTGCCGGACTGGCGATCGAAACCACAGCCTGGATATAAAGTTAATCGCATTAGTGTGATGTAGGTCACATTTGGGCAAGATAATGAGAGATAGCCCCTGAATGTTAAGAACCTTTGCGCATCAATAATCAAGACGGGATCAGCTCTCGTTATTAGCGTCACACCTAATTTCATGAGTGTAAAAAAAATCGCCGCCCATATGCAGCCAGATTTCGAGATGCAAAATGCGTTGCACCGCATGACCAATCGCATTCGTCATTCGTTAGAGCTGCGAGAAATCTTAGAGGCGGCAGTCGTTGAAATCCGCGATTTTATTAACGTCGATCGCGTCAAAATTTATCGGTTCCACGCCGATGGCAGTGGCGAAGTAGTGGCGGAGTCGATTGATGGTGAGCGACTGCCCACCCTACTCGGACTGAACTTTCCAGCCGAGGATATTCCTGAGCAGGCGCGGCAGCTATTTGTGAAGGCCCGAGCCCGCATCGCGGTGGACGTCGTCTCTCAGCAACAAATCTGCAGCCAGCTCGACAATATGGACACCGGGGCCAGTCTCGAGATCGAGCAAATTCGCTATCACCCGGTTGATGCTTGCCATGTGGAATATCTGCAAAATATGGGAGTGTGTGCGTCGCTGGTGCTGCCCATTTTGCATCAACAGCAATTGTGGGGCCTCTTGGTGGCTCACCACACCGAATCTCGTGACTATAGCCCGTTAGAGTTACAGATCTTGCAGCTGTTGGTTGATCAGTTATCGATCGCGATCGCCCAGGCCCATCTACTCATCCAAATGCGGCAACAGGTGACGCAAGAAGCCACCCTCAACCGCATTAACCAATGGCTGCATTCACCTCAGGATTTAGCCACCATTCATCAGTCGGTGCTGTCGGAGGCGATCGCCACCCTCAATGGTGTTGGCGGCAGGCTATACGTCAGTGCGTCCCCAACGGGCCAAGTCGCCCACCTGCACCATCAAGGCGAGCAACCCACCCTCGCCGATCTTGAGGAAAGCCCCTTTTGGCAGCAAGCCATGGGGATGGACATCACCACGTCTGAACGCGAATCGCCCCCTGCCTTGACGCCGTTGACGCCGCTCTCTGCCGCTAATCACAATGTCTTTGAAACCGCTGATGCCCCCGTCCGGATTTACAGCATTGACGATTTATACCAAGTGTCGGAGTTGGCTGACCTGGCGATCGCCTTTGAGGGCACCCAGATTCGGTCGCTGTTGCTCGTGCCGCTCGCCTATCGGCATCAATGCATTGGGTGTCTGACCATCTTTCGTGCCGAAATCGAGACCGAACGCTTGTGGGCCGGACGAGTCGACCAAGACCCTCGCAACCATCGCCCTCGGGCCTCCTTTGAGGCTTGGCGCGAAGTGCGTCAGGGGGTGGCCCAAGCTTGGCAGCCCCATGAGCTGAAACTGGCCCAAACCATCGGCACCCACCTTTACATGTCCATCATGCAGCGCCGGATCGAAGAGGCCATGCGACATCAGGCCTCGCACGACCCCCTCACGGGCTTGCCCAATCGCCTGCTGTTTAATGAACGCCTGGCATTAGCGCTCGCCAGTGCCCACCAGAGCGGCTCTTCGCTGGCAGTCATGTTCATTGATATGGATCGCTTTAAGGTGATTAATGACTCGCTGGGGCACGATACGGGCGATTTGCTGCTGCGACAGTTTGCCCAGCGCCTGACCCACAGCCTAAAACAGACGGACACTGTAGCCCGCTGGGGCGGCGATGAATTTACCGTGATTTTGCCGCAGATCCACTCCGGTCAACAGGCGACCTACATTGCAGAACGGATTATTCAATCATTACAAACACCGTTTTCTTGTAACGGTCATGATCTGCACATGACCACCAGTGTGGGCATTGCGATCGCCCCCTACGACGGACAGGATGCTGAAACCCTCTTAAAACATGCCGACACCGCAATGTATCGCGCCAAGCAGCAGGGCAAAAACCAGTTTCAACTCTATGCCCCTGAGATGAATGAAGCGGCGCTCGATCAATTAGTCTTGACGAATGATTTGCACCATGCGCTGCGCCGCCATGAACTGGTGCTGTATTACCAACCACAGGTCGATTTGCAAACGGGCCAGATTGTGGGGCTAGAGGCGTTGGTGCGTTGGCAACATCCAGAACGAGGCTTGCTGTCGCCCGGACAATTTATCCCGCTGGCGGAAGAGACGGGGCAGATTCACGCCATCAGTCAGTGGGTTTTGCACACGGCCTGCACCCACAACTACGCTTGGCAACAAGCCGGGCTGCCCCCCGTGCGAGTAGCGGTGAATCTCTCCGCCCAGCAGTTTCAAAATCATGACTTGCCGCGGCTGATTCAACGCACACTGCTGGAAACTGGCCTGCCCCCCCAACATCTGGAAGTGGAAATCACGGAAACGATCGCCATTGCGAATCCGGAGAAGGCAATCGCCATCTTGCAGCAACTCCGCCAGATGGGGGTGCAAACCGCGCTGGATGATTTTGGGACGGGATATTCTTCACTCTCCATCCTGCAACAGTTTCCTCTCCATCAGTTGAAGATCGATCGAGCCTTCATTCGTCACCTGGCCCCCGGCACCAAGGAAGCTGCCCTCGTGCGAGCGATCGTCAATTTAGGCCATGGCCTGGGCCTGACCCTCGTCGCCGAAGGGGTCGAGACTGTCGAGCAACAGACTTTTTTGCAGGCGATCGGATGTAATGCCATGCAGGGCTACTTATTTAGTCAGCCAGTATCCGCCGCTGCCATTCCCGATTTGCTGCAAGCAACCCTAGCCAGAACATCGTCAACTAAGGCATGGAACTTGAATTAAGTGTGGACAGCCGTCTCGGCTGTTTCAGGCCATGCATGATGCCTAACGCTCTCATGGCTGACGGTTTTGAATAGCCGTTGGGCGGATAACTATCGGCAATGTTCCGTCTCACAGCTTCATACCAATCGTCCATGATGCTGTCGCAACACCCCCAACGATAACAAGGGGCGATCGCTGAGGTGTTAGGGACCGGGTCTGTTTTTAGAGCAACGGTCTATGACGCGATCGCGCCACTCTGAACGATGTCAAGGGGGAGAGATTGCGAAAGGGCTAGGGGACGGGTCCCTTGGACAATTCCTGACCATCCTGATTGAACCGACAGGGACCCGTCCCCTGAGGGAGCAGGCAATTCTCGGAAGTAGGACGACAAACCCCGTCTCTTCAAAGCTCTTTTCCCAAAATTGGGCGAGGGGTTGGGGTGAGGGCCGAGGATCGCGGCAAAGTACAGAACTGAGGTAAGACACTAGTTCTGGGTTGCTCTTCAGTTTCGGGTGAGTCTCTGACTAGTCGCCCCAGGTCGGCTGCAGGGGCGCGGGCAGCGTCATATACGGCGGCGTGTAACCGCCATACATCGCCTGGGTCGTGAGCAATACTTGATTGAGCGCCTTGACGGTAGCGGCATCAGCCTGGCGCGGCACCGCCACCCGGGTCATGTAGGCGGGTGCGTAGATCGAGTCAAAGTGATGGTTAAACTTGGGCAGCACCTGTTGTTGCCCCCCTTCGGCAAACAGGAGATCGATCGCGCCATCAGCTTGCAGCACAAAGAGCGGGTCTTGCAGCATCACCAGGGGCAGCGACACCGAGACTTCACCGCTGTTATTCGAAAATCGCCAGGCGAGATTAGCCGCAGCCTCGGGCGTGAGGTGCGGAAAAATCTGCTGCAAATTAGCCGGGGTCAAGCGGCGGACACGCGGCGGCGTCGGGGTGCGCGTCTCGGGCCAACCCGCC comes from Leptolyngbya iicbica LK and encodes:
- a CDS encoding helix-turn-helix transcriptional regulator, producing the protein MKPGSKYYPLYQRLAQLPDDTCTFTMDELEACIESKLPPTARQKSAWWANRSKGASQSQAWVQAGYHVDTVDFEQQRVVFKKFQTEYKIQREDGAIKWDQAAIRALRLHMNLTQSQFAEAMGVRRQTISEWENGVYAPDRSTMKHLGLVAKTSAFDPTDSYQPPTAE
- the tsaD gene encoding tRNA (adenosine(37)-N6)-threonylcarbamoyltransferase complex transferase subunit TsaD; translation: MKTVLALETSCDETAAAVVRDRTVLSNIVASQIDIHRRYGGVVPEVASRAHVENLGAVVAAALQDADVTWADIDGVAATCAPGLVGALMVGVTAGKTLAMLHSKPFLGIHHLEGHIYASYLSQRALQPPYLCLLVSGGHTSLIHVQDCGQYELLGKTRDDAAGEAFDKVARLLDLGYPGGPVIDKLAAQGDPTAFKLPEGNISLPGGGVHPYDSSFSGLKTAVLRLVQSLQDDGIDPMPVNDLCASFQETVAKGLTKRTIRCAQDYGLTTIAVGGGVAANSGLRQHLSAAAAEQGLQVLFPPLKYCTDNAAMIGCAAADHLARGHQSDFKLGTRSRMDLAEVMTLYA
- a CDS encoding Photosystem I reaction center subunit III, with protein sequence MPASASIAGDNVSGLTPCGENAAFQQRAANATTDQAKARFEFYGNSSLLCGEDGLPHLIVDGDLAHLGEFIIPSLLFLYIAGWIGWVGRAYLIAVRDEKSPEEKEIIIDVPLAVKCSISGFAWPLAAVKDMLSGAMFAKDDEITVSPR
- the psaJ gene encoding photosystem I reaction center subunit IX; translated protein: MSKNLLTYLSTAPVLAAVWMVITAGILIEFNRFFPDLLLHP
- a CDS encoding photosystem I reaction center subunit XI — its product is MSDAIQPMGDPQIGNLETPLNSSGFTKAFIGNLPAYRKGLSPQRRGLEVGMAHGYLLYGPFALLGPLRDSDIPGLAGLLGAAGLVVILTACLSIYSGAGVNPAVSKTTAPFTPPEALSTDEGWSEFAGGFLIGGIGGATFAYLLAANMSTLLAVVSGGHS
- the guaD gene encoding guanine deaminase, producing MSSQSSATAYQATNSKTGGPCHGLRGAFLDFVADPFFTDEAASIRYLPDGLLVMDATGHICDFGPYDTLAALYGDIPVEVYRDRLIMPGFIDTHIHFPQIGMMAAYGEQLLEWLNKYTFPTERKFQDPDFAREMADRFLDELLRNGTTTALVFAAVFPQSADAFFAAAQARHLRMIAGKVMMDRNAPDYLCDTPESAYADSKALIEKWHQTDRLLYAVTPRFAITSTPEQLQKAGQLLREYPGVYLHTHLSENVNEVGFVRELFPDCDCYLDTYDQAGLVGEKSVFAHGVQLTDEEFRRLSAARAAIAFCPTSNLFLGSGLFKLEQAKSADHPVKLGLGTDVGAGTSFSLLQTANEAYKVAQLRNQQLSPFKALFLATLGGAQALGLADKIGSFDPGKEADFIVLNPQATPLLTLRNPQPTAKTLADLADLVFSLVIMGDDRAIAATYIMGQKSWPT
- a CDS encoding phenylpyruvate tautomerase MIF-related protein; translation: MPLIKVQTSLPTPERDQIEAMLKDLSSSLAAHLGKPESYVMTAFEGDVPMTFAGTTEPVCYVEIKSIGTMGAKTKKMSADFCTKIEDTLGVPKSRTYIEFADAAGTMWGWNGSTFG
- a CDS encoding DNA polymerase III subunit gamma/tau codes for the protein MGYEPLHHKYRPQTFTELVGQDAIAQTLSHALEQQRIAPAYLFCGPRGTGKTSSARILAKSLNCLTQGQPDPHPCGQCDVCRGISNGSILDIVEIDAASNTGVDNIRELIERAQFAPVQCRFKVYVIDECHMLSTAAFNALLKTLEEPPEHVIFVLATTDPQRVLPTIISRCQRFDFRRIPLEAMVSHLQAIAQQESIDITEEAVRLVAQIAQGGLRDAQSLLDQLSLLAPPISAEKVWDLVGAVPERDLLELVQAIATDDGVTTLDTVRRLMDRGREPMIVLQNLAGFYRDLIIAKTAGDRADLVPVTPPTWAAMKEFSQSLPLSLLLTGQKTLREAETQLRNTTQPRLWLEVTLMNLLPSAQVNVSPATGVGAPARPPSRPPASTVATPSPPVPPSPTPTAQPAAPTSAPPPPVAPPPAESVPAAPVASSPPSPSPASPAAPATPAPAPADHPDLVALWAQVIAQVKPMGTRALLQQQGHLINYDGKAARVGIRSDKLLKMAQSKLPNIEAAFQQLLNQSVKVSLEVAGAPPAESAPVVTPAPPSPPLQSDRSSPSPPPAAPPESAPAASESAPPSPPPPAITRPDPPVAQHWQSASDLDRAVKSFAEFFNGQIVDLSDEADQAADKQRKTKGKGSSKPSSSPGKDVPF
- a CDS encoding bifunctional diguanylate cyclase/phosphodiesterase, with protein sequence MSVKKIAAHMQPDFEMQNALHRMTNRIRHSLELREILEAAVVEIRDFINVDRVKIYRFHADGSGEVVAESIDGERLPTLLGLNFPAEDIPEQARQLFVKARARIAVDVVSQQQICSQLDNMDTGASLEIEQIRYHPVDACHVEYLQNMGVCASLVLPILHQQQLWGLLVAHHTESRDYSPLELQILQLLVDQLSIAIAQAHLLIQMRQQVTQEATLNRINQWLHSPQDLATIHQSVLSEAIATLNGVGGRLYVSASPTGQVAHLHHQGEQPTLADLEESPFWQQAMGMDITTSERESPPALTPLTPLSAANHNVFETADAPVRIYSIDDLYQVSELADLAIAFEGTQIRSLLLVPLAYRHQCIGCLTIFRAEIETERLWAGRVDQDPRNHRPRASFEAWREVRQGVAQAWQPHELKLAQTIGTHLYMSIMQRRIEEAMRHQASHDPLTGLPNRLLFNERLALALASAHQSGSSLAVMFIDMDRFKVINDSLGHDTGDLLLRQFAQRLTHSLKQTDTVARWGGDEFTVILPQIHSGQQATYIAERIIQSLQTPFSCNGHDLHMTTSVGIAIAPYDGQDAETLLKHADTAMYRAKQQGKNQFQLYAPEMNEAALDQLVLTNDLHHALRRHELVLYYQPQVDLQTGQIVGLEALVRWQHPERGLLSPGQFIPLAEETGQIHAISQWVLHTACTHNYAWQQAGLPPVRVAVNLSAQQFQNHDLPRLIQRTLLETGLPPQHLEVEITETIAIANPEKAIAILQQLRQMGVQTALDDFGTGYSSLSILQQFPLHQLKIDRAFIRHLAPGTKEAALVRAIVNLGHGLGLTLVAEGVETVEQQTFLQAIGCNAMQGYLFSQPVSAAAIPDLLQATLARTSSTKAWNLN